CCGCTTCCGCGGGGGCGTGCCGGCGCAGCGCGGCGAGGGTGGGCTCCGGGAGCCCTTCGCAGGCCCGGGTGAGCGCCTCGAGGATCCGCTTCTCGAGGTCGAGGGCCTGGCCGTTCCGGGCCTCCCGCTCTGCTGCCCACTCGAGCGCCCGCTCGGGGTCGAGGCCCGCGAGCCGACGGCGGCTCTCGGGCGCCTCGTCGAGCTGGAGCCGGAGCAGGGTGCGCAGCTCCTCGGCCGTTGCGATCGCTTCTTCGAGCATCCTTCGGGAACCCTTCTCTACGTCCGCAGGATCGCGTGGATCTGGGCGAGGAGCTCCGCCTCGTCGAGGATCCGCTGCGCGATCCGGGCGGGATCCGGCTTGTAGTTGCCCTTGCGGACCTGGGCCTCGATCTCCGCGAGGCGGGCGGTCCGGGTCTCGCCCGAGGTCGACTTGGCGTGCTCGACGGCCGCCTGGAGCTCCCGCTGCGTGT
The Vulgatibacter incomptus DNA segment above includes these coding regions:
- a CDS encoding flagellar biosynthesis anti-sigma factor FlgM; its protein translation is MIRTTCLQGAQAMTPKDIHDIASLPAARSATGVRPRHEAATAPVTADPVLAPRAPDKVTTDTQRELQAAVEHAKSTSGETRTARLAEIEAQVRKGNYKPDPARIAQRILDEAELLAQIHAILRT